TGCTGCTGACCGACGCCGACATCGCGCACGCGCCGGACAGTCTGCGGGAGCTGGTGGCGGCGGCCCGTTCGGGCGGGTTCGACGTCGTGTCGCAGATGGCGCGGCTGCGGGTGGAGAGCGTGTGGGAGCGGCTCGTCGTGCCGGCCTTCGTCTACTTCTTCGCGCAGCTGTACCCCTTCCGCCGGATCGGCGGGGAGGGGACGCGGACGGCGGCCGCTGCCGGTGGCTGCGTCCTGCTGCGGGCGGAGACCGCCGAGCGGGCGCGGATCCCGGACGCGATCCGGCACGCGGTGATCGACGACGTGGCCCTGGCCCGGGCCGTCAAGCGCGGTGGCGGCCGCGTCTGGCTGGGGCTGGCGGACCGGGTGGACAGCGTGCGGCCGTATCCGCGGCTGGGCGATCTGTGGCGGATGGTGTCCCGCAGCGCCTACGCCCAGCTGCGGCACAACCCCCTGCTGCTGGCCGGGACGGTGGCGGGGCTGGCACTGGTGTACCTGGTGCCGCCCGTGGCGCTCGTGGCGGGTCTGGCCACGGGCGGCGCGGCCGCGGCGGTCGCCGGGGGCCTCGCCTGGCTCGTGATGGCGGGGACGTACGTCCCGATGCTCCGCTACTACCGGCAGCCGCCGTGGCTCGCTCCGCTGCTGCCGTTCACCGCCTTCCTCTACCTCCTCATGACGGTCGATTCGGCCGTGCAGCACTACCGGGGACGGGGTGCGGCCTGGAAGGGCCGCACCTACGCGCGCCCGGACGCCGTGCCCGACGAGGGCTGACCACCGCCGGAGGGCGTCACTTCCTGCCGGGGGTCCAGTTCATGCCCCATCCGTAGGCCTGGTCGACGGTCCGCTGCGGGCTCACCCCGCGCTCGGGCACCAGGTAGCGGGCCTCCCGCTGGACGACCAGGTCGCCGCCGGTGTTGGTGATCAGGGCGAGCGCGCACACGGGTGAGGGGACCGTGCACTCGTCGAGGGAGAACTCGATCGGGGCGCCGTACTGCGGCTGGAGCGTGACGGTGGCGTGCAGGTCGGCGAAGGAGCGGGCGCCTTCGTAGATGGTGACGAAGACGAGGATGCGCCGGAAGGCGTTCTTGTGGTCGAGATTGACGGTGAGGTTCTCACCGGCCGCGACGGCGCCGGTGCGGTCGTCGCCGTCGAGGTGGATGTACGGCGGCTGGTGCAGTGCCCCGAAGGTGTTGCCGAGGGCCTGTACGACGCCCTTGCTGCCGTCGGTGAGTTCGAACAGGGCGCACAGGTCGAGGTCGAGGTCGGAGTGCAGCGCGGCCGGGCGGCCGAACTTGCTGCTCCATCCCGAGAACTGCTTGCGCACTTCCCAGTTGAGGTTCACGTGCAGGGCGCCGGAGGTCCCGCCCTGCTTGGTGAGCGAGACGGAGGGGGCCGCCTTGGTGAGCGTGACCTTGGTGAGGCGGACGGGTGCGGGGGGTTCCGCGGGGGGCGGCGGGGCGGCCTGCTGGGTCGTCGTCGTCGGGGGCGTGTGGGCCGGCGGTGCGGGCGCCGTCACGGGCGCCGCCTGCTGCGGCTCGTCCACCGTGATGCCGTAGTCCGTGGCCAGGCCTTCGAGTCCGCTGCTGTAGCCCTGGCCGACGGCGCGGAACTTCCAGGCGCCCTGGCGGCGGTAGAACTCGCCGAGCACGAAAGCGGTTTCGGTGGTGGCGCCCGGGTTGTCGAAGCGGGCCACCGGGGTGCCCTGGGCGGCGTCCTGGACCTCGATGTACAGGTCCGGGACCTGCCCGAAGGCGCCCCCGTCGGCGGAGGCGGCGAGGACGATCGTCTCGATGGCGGGCTCCACGCGCGCGAGGTCGACGAGGAGCGTGTCGGTCACGCGGCCGCCGGTGTTGCGCTTGCCCTCGTGGCGGATCGCGCCGGAGGAGTGCGCGGGCTGGTTGTAGAAGACGAAGTCCGCGTCGGAACGCACTTTTCCACTTACCAGCAGCAAAGCGGAGGCGTCGGCGTCGGGCACGCCCGGTCCGGTGCGCCAGCCCAATTCCACTCGCAGCGCCGCGGCGGGCACAGGAGTGTTTGAACCTTTCAGCATTTGCATGTCCGCCCCCATTGTGTGGCACCGCGCCAGGCCCATCCCGGCCGTCCGGACGAGTTCCGTTCCGACAACCTATTCCTCCCCGCGGCGAACTCCCATGCACGACGACCGGACGACCGGCGGCCAACCCCCGGCAACCCGCCCGGAACTCGGCCTTTACACGATCAGAACCCGGTTCGCCGCCCCTTTTTGCCGAGTTCGCTCGCATTGGGGATCCCAGGTCACTGCGGACACGGAAAACAACCCTCTTATCGGTCTCCCCAACCAGCACATCGTGGGCTTAACTTATGTGCCATGACCTCCCCCCGCTCCACCTATGGCGGCGGCTACTACTCCGCCTCCTTCCCGGACACCCCGATCTACGACAAGCTCGTCGCCGAGCGGGGCACCCCGCAGATCGCCCCGATCCGGGTCCCCGCTCAGTACGACATGCCGGCCGGCAACCTCCCCGCCCTCCCGTCGGCGCTGCCCGCGCTGCCGGCGGCCCCGTCCCAGCCCGCCTACGGCTATCCGCAGGCGCCACAGCCCGCCCCGCTCCAGCAGGCGCCCGCGGCGTACATCCCGCAGCAGGCCACCGCACCACGCGGCTACCCGGGGCCCCAGCCCCAGCAGCCGCGCCCGGCGGCGCCCGCGGGTTACGAGGCGATGCGCCCCGCGGCGCCCCGTCCCGCCCAGGCTCCTTACCAGGACCCGTACAACAACCAGCAGTACCGCGGTTACTGAGCCGCCGCCCCGGGGGCTGTCGGTGCCGGCTGGCACGATGGCCCCATGGGGAACGCACACCTGCACGCGATTCATGTCCATCCGGTCAAGGCGGTCCGGGGCCAAGCGCCCCGGGAGGCCGTCGTGGAGCCGTGGGGACTGGCCGGCGACCGGCGCTGGATGCTGATCGACGACGGGGGAAAGGTCGTCACGCAACGCCAGCAGCCGCGCCTCGCGCAGGCCGCCGCCGAGCTGCTGCCCGGCGGCGGCGTCCGGCTGTCCGCGCCCGGCATGGAGCCGCTCACGGTGCCCGTCCCAAGGTCGGTCGGTACCGTGCCGGCGCAGGTCTTCCGCGACAAGGTCGAGGCGGTCCCGGCCGACGACGAGTCCGCGCACGCCTGGTGCAGCGCCTACCTCGGCATCGGCGCGCGCCTCGTGTTCATGGACGATCCGGCCACGCGCCGGCCCGTCGACCCGGAGTACGCGCGCCCCGGTGACACGGTCTCCTTCGCCGACGGCTTTCCGCTGCTGCTCACCACGACGGCCTCCCTCGACTCCCTCAACGCCCTGATCGCGCAGGGCGACCACGCGGACGAGGGCCCGCTCCCCATGAACCGCTTCCGGCCGAACCTGGTCGTGACGGGCACCGAGGCCTGGGCCGAGGACGACTGGTCGGGCCTCGCCGTCGGAGAGGTGACCTTCCGCGTCGCCAAGCCCTGCGGCCGGTGCGTGGTGACCACCACCGACCAGGGCACCAGCGAGCGCGGCCGCGAGCCCCTGCACAGCCTCGGGCGGCACCGGCGGCTCGGCGGCAAGCTGGTCTTCGGCCAGAACCTGGTGCCCCTGTCCCGCGGCACGATCCGGGTCGGGGACCGGGTCAGGATCCTCGAGTAAGCGCAGGCGGCGGGTCTCCCGCAGGGGCGGGAACCGCGTCGGCGGCCCGGGCGTTGGCCTCGTGTGAGAAGTTCATGAGTGGCCCTGAGGAGAGGTGATTTCGCTCTCTCTTCGCCGGGTGCGCGCGTGGGCGGCTCCGTCGGGGGTTATCACGGAGCGGGAAGGGGGTGCAGGCGGTGCGAGCGATCAGCGGACTCTGGCGCTGGCGGCGCAACCCGTTGTGCCGCGCGACCGACCTGGCCGAGGCCTGGGCGGCGCTGGCGGCCCTGCTGCTGATCCTGCTCATCGCCCCGGTGGCCGGATTCCTCGTCGGGGGCACCGCCCAGGACGCCCTGCAGCGCTCCGTCCGGGAGCAGCACGAGGCGCGGCATCTGGTGACGGCCACCGTGGTCCGCAAGCTCGACCCCTCCCCGCTGGACGCCGACCCGGAGACCTCCACCGGCCGGGATCTGCGCAACCGCGTCCTCGCCGACTGGACCGCGCCGGACGGCACACAGCAGCAGGGCCCGGTCCTGTCGAGCCTCAAGGACCCGCAGCGGGGCGACGAGTTCCGGATATGGACCGACCGGCACGGCCGGCTGGTGGCCCGCCCCCTGGACTCCGCGACGGCGTCGACGCACGCGGTCCTCGCCGGTTTCGGCGCGGCCCTGGCGGCCGGCGGGCTCATAGAGGGCGGCCGACGGCTGATCGTCTGGCGCATGGTCCGCCGCCGGTACGCCCGTTGGGACCAGGCATGGGACAAGGCGGGCCCGGACTGGGGCAGGACGGGCACCGGCAGCTGACAGCCTTCCGGCTCTGGTCAACCCACCACCCGCGCGCACGCTACGGTGGTCCGGCCGAACCGTTCGGCACAACCCGCGTGCGAGCGAGCAGGAGGGACACGCCGGGTGTCGATGCCGCGTGCGCGCGCAGCCCCCGGGGGCCGGGCACGGCAGCGGCCCCGACACCGGCCACAGCGTCCCGAGGGCGAACGAGCCATCAGTACGACCGAGGTGGGGGCACAGCTACACCATGGCACAGGGCACGGTCCAGGTGACGCACACCGGCACGTCGCGGTGGCGGCGCCGCACGGGTGAGTACGCATCGCTCGCCGCCGCCCTGGAGGCCGCGGCCGACGGCGACGTCCTCACCGTCGCCCCCGGCACCTACCGGGAGAACCTCGTGGTGCAGCGCGCGGTGACCCTGCGCGGTCCCGAGGGCTCCCCCGGCTCGGTGCGGATCGCGCCCGTGGACGGGGTGCCGCTGACCGTGCGCGCCTCGGCGGTGGTCCAGGACCTGCACGTGGAGGGCCAGGACGCGGCCGCCCCGGCCGTGCTGGTCGAGGAGGGCACCCCGGAGCTGCGGGACGTGCGGGTGGTGACGCGGTCGGCGGCCGGGATCGAGGTGCGCGGCAGCGCCCGGCCCACGGTCCGGCGCTGCGCGGTCGACAACCCGGCCGGCATCGGCATCGCCGTACTCGACGGCGCGGGCGGGGTGTTCGAGGAGTGCGAGGTCGTCGCGGCCGGCCAGGCGGGCGTGGCCGTGCGCGGCGGCGCGCACCCCCGTCTGGAGCGCTGCCGGATCCACCACACGTCCGGCTCGGGCCTGTCGGCGACCGGGGAGAACACCGCGCTGGAGGCGGTGGGCTGCGAGGTGTACGAGGTGCGGGGCAGCGGGGTGCAGATCACCGGCCGGGCCACGGCGCACCTCACCGACTGCGATGTGCACCGCACGACCGCCGACGGGGTCACGCTCGACACGGACGCCGTGCTGACCCTCGCCGACTGCCGCATCCACGACATCCCGGAGAACGCGGTCGACCTGCGCTCCCGTTCCGTCCTCACGCTGACCCGCACCACGGTGCGGCAGTTCGGCCGCAACGGCCTGTCGGTGTGGGACCCGGGCACGCGCGTGGACGCCAACCAGTGCGAGATCTTCGACAGCACGGGCGACTACCCCGCGGTGTGGGTCAGCGACGGCGCCACCGCGGTCCTGGACTCCTGCCGGGTGCACGACGTGCCGGACGCGCTGTTCGTCCTCGACCGCGGCTCGCGCGCGGACGTCGTCGACAGCGACCTGTCGCAGGTGCGCAACACGGCCGTGTCGGTGAGCGACGGCGCGACGGCGCAGCTCGACGACTGCCGGATCCGGGACGCGGCGACGGGCGCCTGGTTCCGCGACCACGGCAGCGGCGGCACCCTCAGCAACTGCACGCTGGACGGCACCCAGACCGGCGTGATCGTCACCAAGGGCGCCGACCCCACCGTGGAGCGCTGCACGGTCGACTCCCCGGCGGAAGCGGGCGTCTACGTGTCGGCCGGGGGCCGCGGCAGCTTCCTGAACTGCCGGGTGACGGGCAGCGGCGGCTACGGCTTCCACGTGATCGACGGCAGCCGTACGACGCTCAGGAAGTGCCGCACGGAGCGGTGCGCGCGCGGGGGTTACGAGTTCGCGGACAGCGGCGCGGACGCGGCGTCCGGGGCGGGCCCGCTCGTCGAGGACTGCACGAGCGACGAGAGCGCGGGGCTGCGGGCGCCCGCGGCGCGGGAGACGGCCGTGCAGACGGTGAGCCACTCCCCCGGTCTGCTCGGCGCGGTGCCGGAGCAGCGCACCGAACCGCCGCCCCCGGCCCCGGTCGCCGAGCCCGCGCAGCCCGTCCGCACCTCCAAGGACGTCCTCGGTGAGCTGGACGCGCTGGTGGGCCTGGAGAGCGTCAAGCGCGAGGTGCGCGCCCTCACGGACATGATCGAGGTCGGCCGGCGCCGGCAGCAGGCCGGTCTGAAGGCGGCGTCGGTCAAGCGGCACCTGGTCTTCACCGGCTCCCCGGGCACGGGCAAGACGACGGTCGCGCGCCTGTACGGCGAGATCCTCGCCTCCCTCGGCGTGCTGGAGAAGGGCCACCTGGTCGAGGTGTCCCGGGTCGACCTGGTCGGCGAGCACATCGGCTCGACGGCGATCCGCACGCAGGAGGCGTTCGAGAAGGCGCGCGGCGGCGTGCTGTTCATCGACGAGGCGTACGCGCTGTCCCCGGAGGACGCGGGCCGTGACTTCGGCAAGGAGGCCATCGACACGCTGGTGAAGCTGATGGAGGACCACCGGGACGCGGTCGTGGTGATCGTCGCGGGCTACACGGCCGAGATGGAGCGCTTCCTGTCGGTCAACCCCGGTGTTGCTTCCCGTTTCTCACGGACCATCACCTTCAGCGACTACGGCCCCGAGGACCTGCTGCGGATCGTGGAGCAGCAGGCCGAGGAGCACGAGTACCGGCTGGCGCCGGGTGCGGCGGAGGCGCTGCTCAAGTACTTCACGGCGATGCCCAAAGGCCCGGCGTTCGGCAACGGCCGTACGGCGCGGCAGACGTTCGAGGCCATGGTGGAGCGGCACGCGAGCCGGGTCGCCCAGCTCGCCGAGCCCACCACGGACGATCTGACGTTGCTCTACGCCGAGGACCTGCCCGAGCTGCTCTGAGGTTCGCCTACGCCGCGGGCGGCTCGGGTGTGTCCCGTGGGGCCGGCGGCTCGGGTGTGTCGCGGGGTGCGGGCACCCCCGGCCGCAGGCGGGCCAGCAGCAGGCGGCGTTCCTCGGCGAACGCCGGGTCCGCCTGGTAGTCGGAGTGGCCGAGGATCGGCGCGGGCAGCGGCAGCAGGTCGGTGCGGCCGTAGGCGAGGGGGTCCTTCAGGGGCGGGTGGTCGACCTGGGGGCCGCGGTCGCCGGGCAGGCGCATGGGGCCGCCGATGGGGTCGGTGAGCCGGTACAGGTTGCGCCAGCAGTCGACGTCCCGGTGCAGGGAGCTGAGCGCGGCGGGGCCGAAGTGCGCCGGGAACCAGCGGCCGTACAGGCGCTCCAGCGGGGAGCCGTAGGTCAGCAGCGCGACGCGTCTGCGGGCGGAGGGGGCGAGTTGCCAGGCCGCGGCGGCGGCGAGCACGCTGCCCTGCGAGTGCCCGGAGATGACGAGGCGTCCGCCGGTGACCCGGGTCCAGGTCGCCATCCGCCAGGTCAGGTCGGGCACGGCGCGCTCGGCGTAGCAGGGCGGGGCGAAGGGGTGGGCGGCGCGCGGCCAGAAGGTGCCGACGTCCCACAGGATGCCGATGGTGCGGCGCGCGGCGGGGTCCTTGTAGGCGCGCCTGCCCCAGGTGACGAAGAGTATGAAGCCGAGGCCGATCAGCCAGGAACCGAGGGCCTGGGCGGTTTCCGCGGCGCCGTGGAGGACGGGGTAGGTGCCCCGTGCGGCCTCGCCGGGTGTCTGGTCGGTGGTCAGGGCACCGACGAGGGCTCCGGCGCCGAGCAGCAGGGTGACGCCGGAGGTGACGGCGACGATGCGGGGTCCTCGGTCGGTGAGGGCGGCCATGGCGCGGGCGTAGGCGATCCGGCGGGTGCGGGCGGGGTCCATGGCCGCGTCCGGGTAGTCGCGTGCGACGGCGTCGCGTTCGGCGCGGGCGAGCTGCCAGGCGCGGTGGGCCAGCCAGCCGAAGAGCCCCAGCAGCACGACGAGCAGCGGCGGGATCACGGACGCCTGCCAGGTCAGCAGGACCGGCGGGCCCGCGATCGACGCGCCCGTGCCGTCCAGCCAGTCGGAGACGCGCTGGGACACGCCGCCGGACATCACCCCGCCCAGGGCGCAGCCCAGCATCGCCACGGCCGGTCCGCCCATGCCCCGCAGCACGGCCCGCCGGTCGGGGTCGGTGCGGTGCAGGGTGTGGGCGACGACGGCCAGGACGACCACGAGCAGGCCCTGGGCCAGGGCGAGGCCGCCGAAGGCGGTGTCGCCCGGCAGCCGCCCTGCCGACTCCCAGCCGGGCCGCTCCCACCCGGCGTAGAGCAGGGCGAGGGCGAGCAGGGCGAGGGCGGCGAGCGGCAGGCGTCGTACGAAGCGCTCGTCGAGTTCCTTGTCCAGGCGCTTCTCGCTGCGGCCCCGGCGGCACACCACCCAGACCACGGCGACGGCGCAAGCGGCGAGGGCCGCTTCCAGGAGCAGGCCGAGGGTGTGCAGCAGGGCGGGGCCGCCGGGCTCGCGGTCGTGGCGGGCGGCGGCGCTGCCGACCGCGGCGGCGACCGTCAGCAGGCCGGCGGCGGTGTGCGCGGCGCGCAG
This genomic stretch from Streptomyces sp. Go-475 harbors:
- a CDS encoding glycosyltransferase; its protein translation is MSAVVWTAAGSLLAWLWLLLCQGFFWRTDVRLPRRVEPDVWPDVCVVVPARDEAAVLPAALPSLLLQDYPGRAEVFLVDDGSTDGTGDLARDLAHRHGGLPLTVSSPGEPPAGWTGKLWAVRHGIGLARARGPEYLLLTDADIAHAPDSLRELVAAARSGGFDVVSQMARLRVESVWERLVVPAFVYFFAQLYPFRRIGGEGTRTAAAAGGCVLLRAETAERARIPDAIRHAVIDDVALARAVKRGGGRVWLGLADRVDSVRPYPRLGDLWRMVSRSAYAQLRHNPLLLAGTVAGLALVYLVPPVALVAGLATGGAAAAVAGGLAWLVMAGTYVPMLRYYRQPPWLAPLLPFTAFLYLLMTVDSAVQHYRGRGAAWKGRTYARPDAVPDEG
- a CDS encoding TerD family protein encodes the protein MLKGSNTPVPAAALRVELGWRTGPGVPDADASALLLVSGKVRSDADFVFYNQPAHSSGAIRHEGKRNTGGRVTDTLLVDLARVEPAIETIVLAASADGGAFGQVPDLYIEVQDAAQGTPVARFDNPGATTETAFVLGEFYRRQGAWKFRAVGQGYSSGLEGLATDYGITVDEPQQAAPVTAPAPPAHTPPTTTTQQAAPPPPAEPPAPVRLTKVTLTKAAPSVSLTKQGGTSGALHVNLNWEVRKQFSGWSSKFGRPAALHSDLDLDLCALFELTDGSKGVVQALGNTFGALHQPPYIHLDGDDRTGAVAAGENLTVNLDHKNAFRRILVFVTIYEGARSFADLHATVTLQPQYGAPIEFSLDECTVPSPVCALALITNTGGDLVVQREARYLVPERGVSPQRTVDQAYGWGMNWTPGRK
- a CDS encoding DUF6643 family protein, which translates into the protein MTSPRSTYGGGYYSASFPDTPIYDKLVAERGTPQIAPIRVPAQYDMPAGNLPALPSALPALPAAPSQPAYGYPQAPQPAPLQQAPAAYIPQQATAPRGYPGPQPQQPRPAAPAGYEAMRPAAPRPAQAPYQDPYNNQQYRGY
- a CDS encoding MOSC N-terminal beta barrel domain-containing protein produces the protein MGNAHLHAIHVHPVKAVRGQAPREAVVEPWGLAGDRRWMLIDDGGKVVTQRQQPRLAQAAAELLPGGGVRLSAPGMEPLTVPVPRSVGTVPAQVFRDKVEAVPADDESAHAWCSAYLGIGARLVFMDDPATRRPVDPEYARPGDTVSFADGFPLLLTTTASLDSLNALIAQGDHADEGPLPMNRFRPNLVVTGTEAWAEDDWSGLAVGEVTFRVAKPCGRCVVTTTDQGTSERGREPLHSLGRHRRLGGKLVFGQNLVPLSRGTIRVGDRVRILE
- a CDS encoding right-handed parallel beta-helix repeat-containing protein, with the protein product MAQGTVQVTHTGTSRWRRRTGEYASLAAALEAAADGDVLTVAPGTYRENLVVQRAVTLRGPEGSPGSVRIAPVDGVPLTVRASAVVQDLHVEGQDAAAPAVLVEEGTPELRDVRVVTRSAAGIEVRGSARPTVRRCAVDNPAGIGIAVLDGAGGVFEECEVVAAGQAGVAVRGGAHPRLERCRIHHTSGSGLSATGENTALEAVGCEVYEVRGSGVQITGRATAHLTDCDVHRTTADGVTLDTDAVLTLADCRIHDIPENAVDLRSRSVLTLTRTTVRQFGRNGLSVWDPGTRVDANQCEIFDSTGDYPAVWVSDGATAVLDSCRVHDVPDALFVLDRGSRADVVDSDLSQVRNTAVSVSDGATAQLDDCRIRDAATGAWFRDHGSGGTLSNCTLDGTQTGVIVTKGADPTVERCTVDSPAEAGVYVSAGGRGSFLNCRVTGSGGYGFHVIDGSRTTLRKCRTERCARGGYEFADSGADAASGAGPLVEDCTSDESAGLRAPAARETAVQTVSHSPGLLGAVPEQRTEPPPPAPVAEPAQPVRTSKDVLGELDALVGLESVKREVRALTDMIEVGRRRQQAGLKAASVKRHLVFTGSPGTGKTTVARLYGEILASLGVLEKGHLVEVSRVDLVGEHIGSTAIRTQEAFEKARGGVLFIDEAYALSPEDAGRDFGKEAIDTLVKLMEDHRDAVVVIVAGYTAEMERFLSVNPGVASRFSRTITFSDYGPEDLLRIVEQQAEEHEYRLAPGAAEALLKYFTAMPKGPAFGNGRTARQTFEAMVERHASRVAQLAEPTTDDLTLLYAEDLPELL